In Clupea harengus chromosome 23, Ch_v2.0.2, whole genome shotgun sequence, the sequence ATCTGGTGGCCAGAGCAACGCTACAGTGGAGTGGCATATCGCCCCGTCTGCCCAGACTGGGACCTACAGGATCAGGCACTTCGGTCACTACAAGCAGATCAAGATCTTCAAACCCATCATCACAGCTTATGAGGGCATGTCTGATGCCTTTAAAGTCACAAGAGCAATGGGATACTGGTCCTGAGTCAGTCAGTCGGAAGTGAGTGATTTGGTGATTGAATAAGGTACAATGCTGAAGTACAATATGAGCTTCAGTTATCTCAGGTATATCTTACATCTTGTGCAACTGCAGATACACTGTACTGTGATCGGAAGTGCTGATTGATTAATCATGTCAGGTTTGATGTGAAGGCTTATGGAAAATCTCTGATTTAGTTTGTGAAATGAGTTGTTGCtttgagttgttgttttttatgacAAGACAATGGAAATTCACATACTATGAGATTGGCTGGATGTGTGGAAAATAAATGGTTTATGTTTCCGatgtggctgtttttttttgtgtgtttacagtcatAAAGATATTCTGTGTTGCCTTTGTGATACTAAGAATTTAACATTAACAgcttaaataaaatacatatatCCCAGGTTTATTGAACGTGATTTAGGTTTATTGACATGTAAATGACATTAGAATTACCCATGCAGAACCAGTCTTGTTGAGGCACAATCATgtttcacattttctttctgatttaAAATTTGCATCCCTCTTAACCATGCTGATGGTTTTTCTTGCTGGTTGTCGATACCAATTACTAAGACACTGATCATATGAGTCGGGCAAATACCCTAAACAAAATGGTCTCTATAGACAAATAGTGTTGGACATCtggtataaaaaaataaaactgtaagtgctacacacactttaatacTGTCACCGCTATCAGCTTTAGCGGTATTAGGTATCTTCGCATGAAACGAGGGTTACTGTGAGCCTTTAAATTCAGAGTCAACGCAAGCAAGATGCACTTCGTGCAGTAGCTTTAAGGTGTTGATTGTTAACAGCCCCTAAAACATTTGACACacttatgtatttttttaaaaaggaaaaaataataGTGAACAAGTAAAAATGCACTGGATAACAACAGTTGGCTCAATGGGAAAGCTTAAGAGtccatcatttttttgtttatgttcgTAAATACTGgaccaaataaaaaaagcagAGGAAATGCCCCCTGCTTACAAACATGATCTAAAGCCCCCGACCCCGGAACAGTATGAGCTATTTAGCAGCCAAATAAGGCACCAAACTGCATGATTGAACTCTGCCCTACACAAGTACTTGAGCCTCACTTTTTCAACCGAATAGCCCATATGTTCCATCACACTAACATGACATGCAAAGTTACACTTTAGGCAGCTTTGGTTTCCCTGAAAGAAATGTTAGCTTTGCATACCTCATGTATGTTTCTTTACATACAagcaaccctacacacacacatagacacacatacccccccccacaaagAAAGAACATTTCAACACGTACTCTATTACAGATAACAGGctattgaaaacaaaaacattacacatgATGTATTTTCAAAAAGCGTGgctgaaatgtgtgtttaagtgaatAAATGAAAGAGGCCTTGAGGCCACTAAGAACGAAAATACAAAATAAGATATATAAACAGCAGAGACATAGTTCTGTAAACAGCCTTTAGCCTCTCCCAAATCTTAAAGGGGATTCTAAAGGATGACACGTTCACTAAACTATCACAAGGTTAATTAGGTCATTAAGTCATATTAAACAAACATTGGCTAACGTTAGGAATACGGCTATTAAACTTAATGATCGGAAACAAAGTAAAATCAATAGTGTGTTGAGTTGCAACATAATCACAATAAAGATGTTGTGGTTTCCAGGGAGGAGTCTTGTCACCGTGGGGACCTTAGAACACCCCATAGCCATCCCCTCGGGTTGCCACGGCGAAGGCGGGGTAGCCCTCGTAGGTGGCGTAGGCCGCCAGGTCCTGGCCCAGGGAGACGGCCTGTTTGAGCTGATTGGCGGCCACCGTGGCCGAGGTGCTGGCTATCGTATAACCTGTAGTTAAGAACAGgccgacacacacgcacacacacgttaaatAGTATTGAGATGAGATGATCTTTTATGTACATTTGTTACTTCCAACAGCCGGATGCCACTAAAACTAGTATCTAACAAATGTGGTTCCTCAGGTTGAATGTTGCATTTATGACTTGACTTGAGAGtacatggagagaaagagggagacacaggcacagataccAACTGAGAAGGAGACGGCGTCACGGACAGCAAGGGGCCGAGAGGTAAGAGtgcgggagagtgtgtgttacaaggcagtggggaaaaaagggaaagaaaaagagagagagggacgagggTAAGGAGGTGAAGACAAGCATGTTGTTTACGGACCTTCACATACCTgggaaagcagcagcagcagcggcggcggcggcagctgCAGCGGCGGAGGCTTCGGCGCCCTCTGTCTGCAGGCCTAgggtttgcagtgtgtgttcgGCCGCATGGATCTTAGCCTCATCCACAGCGGCACACAGCTTTGCTGGCGTGAAAGGATGGCTGAAGGTGTGGAGGTAAGAGTGATGTTACAGAGTGATGTCACAGTAGCTGATGCATCTAGACAACAGATGTTTGAAGATGCAATCAGTATCTCTATCGGTGAGAACTATGTAAATGAACTTGCGGCTCTCTTCTTTATGCATGCAGGAAATAAATAGGCTACTGTACGACAACCGTAAATCATAGACACTAAAGCCCATAATTAGTGACATGTACAACAGTAACAATGTTGGGTAGCCTGGGTGGTTAAAACAATCAGAGACCAACCAGAAGTAAAGAGGAGTTTGAATGGCTATGTGCTCAAATATACTTCACTTCTCATCATGTACTTCTTGCTCGTCCTGAAGTAAAGAGGAGTTTGAATGGCTATGTGCTCAAATATACTTCACTTCTCCTCATGTCATTCTTCTTTGTCCTGTAGTCACTCTTTAACTTGATTAGTCATGAGAATGGTGCATCGGTGGCTTACACGTTAGGGTACTGAGTGGCCAGGGCTGGGATGGTGACCTTGTAGAGGAAGAGCTGCCGCTGGTCGGGGCCGATGGCAGAGTGGAGCTGGTACAGAGGCTGGCCCCAGTTATTCTTCTGACACACGTCCTCCAGGATCTGTGAGACCGAGGACTTTGGTCAACGCCACTTTGAATGGTTTTTTGTATGTCTTTTACATTTAGACAACACCAGAGAGATGGGAGCGTGGGAGCCACAGTGGAACACGAACTgaagatgtatgtgtgtttatgaggctGAGCTTCTGTGTTATATGCGTCTGTCTGAGTTCATACGTGTGTGTTAGAAGGAATGTGTGTAGTTGTTGATacgtgtatgtacgtgtgtgtgtgtgtgtttaagtgtatgtggatatgtgtgtgtgtgtatgtgtgtatgtggaaatgtgtgtatgtgtgtatgtacgtgcatgtggatatgtatgtgtgtgtgtgtgtgtgtgtgtgtgtgtatatacgtgtatgtacgtgtgtgtgtgtatatgtacgtgtgtgtgtgtgtgtgtgtatatgtacgtgtgtgtgtgtgtgtgtgtgtgtgtgttacctgcggTGCGTGTTTAATGGCCTGCGGTTTCAGCCCCCCACCGCTCAAGGGTGTGAGCTCCATGCCGGGCAGCAGGTCGTACAGCTTGTCCTCGGGCCGCTTGTCCACCTTCAGCGGGTAGGCCGAGACGCCTCGGCCCAGCCCAGCGTACGCCAGGTAACCCCTACCCCCAAGCCCGCGCACCCCCGCCGCCCCTACAGGCATATTCATGTAAATGTCTAGGAATGTAAGAAGgcattaaatcaaatcaaatcaccaGAAATCACCCAGGGGTTCAGAGTCAAATCAAGACTGTGTGttgcttttctgtcttttcattcCAGGccagcacagtacagtacagtcacTTCTCTGATTTGAGTGTCTCAGTGTGATTTCATTCCTGGTAATATGAATGATTACATGTTTCACTCATTTTTGATTtagaatttattttttcttgtccCCAAATCATCTTGGATATGATTCGACTGTAATATGCAGGTATGGAACAAATGATTAtaacacaatgcaatgcaatctCACATTTTAAGTTTAAGTTTCAAACAATCCCTAGCAAGCATCGAATTGACAATGAAATACTGGTGTTTATATCACAGTGTTTGCCAAATGCAGTAAACACGCTGTCCTGATGCACAGTATGTCTATCATTAGACCTGAAATCATTTCAAGTTTCAGATGTAGCATACCAATAAGTTCTACAGTTCTtgcataaatgtaaataatatgaCAAGAAATATCAAATTAGTCTGAAAATAGCTCGGAAAATGTGCTCTGATATGAATTTTTGTTCTACATTATGTCTATAACGCTATTCCTGGGAAAACAAAAATGACTGAGGAGCAGTGTAAATATCCCAGTAACCAAAACATGATTCATATGTGATTGATATATAACCATATAAATATTCAAACAATAATTTAAGAGTGGCTTTCTTAAAATCTTCCAGATTATATTCTGATTAGGTTTAGGTTTACCAGTTGATTGAAGGGAAACGTTGAGGTTATCCTCTCATTTCAGTAATTGTCACACCCCCCCACCTggaagacacagacaccccaCCCACCTCTGACCGATGGCGTTCGGACCAGACCGCGCGTCCCCACGTGCCCCTTGGCACTGGGGAAGCGGAACTGGTTTGGGATGGTGGCGTAGGCATGGGGGGCATAGAAGACGGGTGCGCCCAGGTAGGCAGCGGAGGGGTCGTACACCTGACCTAGAGTGTAGGTGTACTCGCCCTGCAGCAGGGCCGCCCCACGCCCCCCTGTGCCTCGGGTGTAGCGCACATAGCTGTCCTTGTCCACTGGCTTAGCTAGGGTCACTTCAATGGGAGAGTTGTCCACGATCTGAGGTTTTACAGGGTTGAGCACAAGGTTTAGTCATGACATGCTATGCTTATGCACgtgatgcacacacgcacatgcacacacacacagccacacacacaattgaatgAACGGATGTTTGCTAGGCACAAGGCAAAACATCATATACTGATGTGTACATTAAGTGTTCTGTTTTACAATCTTAAATAAGTAACTTATAGTACTATTAGTGGACTATTGCCACAGGGGAGACCAATGCATAAACTCCATAAAGATAAAGCCTATGAAGTTGGTGGCGGTAAACTCCCTGAAGAGAAACCTTGAGAAGAACCTCACAgatttgttttttctcttcGGTAGAACTGTTTTTCTAGAACTTTCCCAATTATGGACAACAGAGTAAAGAACCATTCAGAGACCTTCACGTCAGggcagagaacagcacaaataATGCGCTCATTTACATGACATGCTGCTTTGAAGTACTGGGAGAGAAATTAGGTTGGATGAGCACAGCACCGTTTGGTACAGTTGAAGACAAAGGATGAAAGAGATGTTGTGAGCTGTGTATCATTACCCTGGCTCACCTGAAACAGATGGGCTTGAAGTTGATGAACTCTAATAATAAAGTGCTTTTCTGATCTATTCCAAATATTAATAGAAGTGCGAGCAGAAGtagtgacaaaaacaaaaaaacacttttaaaagATGACATAAAAGAGAGAACTGACATGTAAAATCAATATCAAGGTATCACAAAGAAAACATAGAAAAGATTAAAATGTCTAAAAACCATATCTGACATAGATAAACAAACCAATAGATCACCTTTCCATTCAGAGCATTCATGGCATTGACAGCATCCTCCCTCTGAGCAAAGTGGACAAACGCGTAGTCCCTGATCTTCTTCACCCGTTCCACAGCTCCTGttcatgatacacacacacacacacacacacacacacacacgataaaatGAAGGGATAACACCACAAAGTATTAGTATATGACTGACAACAAACGCACAGGGAAAAGTGTAACTGtaaagtgaaatgttttttcgAGGGTGATACATTTGTAACCAACATTTGACAAAGACACAGCAAATACAAATGCACTGTTTTGAAATATTTGCAAAGGCAAATCTTTAAATCTATGACGTAATGCTTACCGCTTTTTTCTGATTTAAATGCATTTTTCCTAGTTTCTATAGTGCTCTTCCCTGTGCTGCTCTCTCAAGCATACCTGGTTTGATGCTGTTGAACTCTTTTTCGATCGTCTCTTCTGTGGTCCCCAGCATCAGGTTACGCACGTAGAGGATTTTCACCGCTGCCATGGTGTCCTCATCCACTTCAACCTCTGGTTCAGCCCAGTCAACCGCAATGGCATGACCCCACAGCTGGATCCGCCCTAGGGGAGGTAGGGCGAGAGAGAAGACCGAATGTTGTAGTCACGGTTACAGTGGGGTCAGGTCGCTCTGGGTCAAGAGACTCGATTCCCGTAACTTAAGTCCCATCGCTCAGTAATGGAAAATGAAATTGGTCATAGACTGGTAGACTGGAGGAAGCCATTATCAagtaaaattacattttgaataGACTTTCGTCACCGAAGAGCTAATATAACTCGCTGTCTGGAACAAGAGTGTTTCAAATTGCTACTTACGGGATGTTAACATCTGAAACCTCACAGGCTTTGATTTGACAGCCAGAACTTGAGTTGAATTTCACTTATaatatgtttcatttttatttaatgttatgCCATTTGAAATGGTCACCCTCAACTGCGCAACAACATACATTTCTTAGAATCATGTAACAGAGAGAGTATTTTGAATGGGTTGACATAATTTGACACTCTTTCTCTGAGTTTCCATCTATCCTTCATTCAAGTGATATAACTTATACTTGGTAGAGATATACAGTTTTCTAGAAGGCATTAAATTCAGTTTatttttcttccccttttcaCTTTGAATTACCTTACATATTCTGTATTTTAaagttatttttgttattattgttattgttacgATTAGATTGGATTTGTAAGTCTCTTTGGATGAtagcatctgctaaataaataaaccttgAACCTTAAATTTGTCATATCTTCATACAGTATCTATTCTGCTCGTCTGTTACCTGGCAACAGTTTCCGTCGGGCCATGGCAGCAGCGCGGTGACTATCGTACTCCACGAAGGCGAAGCCCCGGTTCTTGCTCTTGTCGGCAGCACTGGGGTACACAATGACGTCCATGACGCCGTCCGTCACCTTCTTCATCTCCGCCAGgatctcctccttcttcttggtTTTGGGAATCCCACCGACGAACAGGCGGCAGTTGTCCACACTGGCGCAAACCCCCAGCAGTCGGCCATTCCTGAAAGAATGGTTTGACTTTCTTTAGACTTTGTAAAACAGTGGAGCCAACTTTCTTCATCTTTCCTTAAGTGAAGTCAATGGACCTTACAGGGAGTGGATCTACTTGATCCAGTAGAACCATAACCATACTGACTACAGATTTAAGAGTGTCATATAAATAGCATACTGCTGTTATTAAGCCTTTATAAAGCCGATAAATGACACTcctcccttcagtgctcctgaaCCAACATtgttggctggaatagtgtatctCTTATTTACAGAGTCAGAActgtgcgaacacacacactgacacacacacactgacacacacgcacacacacacacacacacacacactgacacacacacactgacacacacactgacacacacacacacacacacacacacacacacacacacacacacacacacacacacactgacacacacacacacacacacacacacactgacacacacagtaggagagAGAACGGAAAGTTACAGGACCATGACGAGAACTTCGCTGAATtacacaaaaagtgtattggatgaTAATCAatgactgcacctttaatcagccagacagaagagaaaagacTACTCTGAGGAAAGGTGCCCACTTGTCTGTTATCCTACAGAACACTATCCCTGGGTAGGGCACACACATCTTTATCAGTCAGGCCATGTGCCAGGGCAAATCATGGCCAGATACAGATAACCAATAAGAACTGTTCTTCAAGGCAATTGAACTGTTCACCTCCTATTTTAAACCTTCACCCTCATAACAACTACTTTGCTGATAACTGGCTCACATTTGCAAGTCAGTGTAGAAACGCCTTCTTTGATACATATCCAGTCTCATACTACCTCATCCCCAGGacaaaaatacaaaagaaaGGAATCAAAATGATGAATATGATAAACTTTGGCTTGtgtacacctacacctacacctacaccacTGGACAGCCCCTGAATTGTCTACCTCCAGAGCCATGAGAAGAGTGTCTACATACCTGATTTCATAATTGTTGAGGTGCTTCATGGCGTTCTTGGCCTCTTGTTTTGTGCCGAAAGTGACGAATGCATAGCCTCTGTTGTTGCCATTGAAGtccatcatcatcctcacctcATAGATCTTCCCAAACTGTAAAACAAAGAGGAAGAGCAATTTGGTCTCTCAAACGGCCACCTCATGCACAAACAGTGCATTTATAAAGCTCATCACATAGACTGAATAAATGTTGACAAAATGTGTGTAGTGAGTGGCTTTCATAAAAGTGTCAAATAAAAGGCTATGCTCGTATAAAATATGATTTGTGATATGATTTGATACATGTACTTTTGACATATTGCAAGTAAGTGACACAGAATGGGGCACAATACCTTTAGCTGAGAGCCATAtttgttgctttgttttttcaagagaggtgtgtgacttctactttttttttattttactgctGAACCGAGTGAAAATAGTGCTCTTACCTTCTCACAGAGCGGCACCAGCTCGTCTTCAAAGAGGTCGCGAGGCAGCTTCCCCACAAagatctcactccctctctcaggagGGGATCCTTCCCAGCCAGGAGGGGGGCCACCATACCTCCTCTGGCCATTTTCCTATCAGAGcataccagagagagagagagagagagagagagagagagagaggaagaggatgggaaCAAGACGGAGAGAACTGATATAGTAACTATAATACTAGTTGAATCAAAAGTGTGCGGCTATGTTTATTGTCTTTCTTCAGGTTCTAAATGATTTTGTGAATCCACTATGTGGATTTCCAAAAGTTTAAGTTCTGTGATGACAACGTGGATTCATTTATAGAGAAAAACAATAAGCCACTCTATACCCCTGGATCCTAATGGGTCTGGATATGCAGTAAGGTCATTTAACAGAGCCCTAACTGATACATGGTATTAGCGTGATACCAAGAAGCATTTGACACTGAAACAACAAGTGACTGCAGTGTAGACACTCTGTCACTGTCAAGTACCAGGAAAACACTGGTGTCTATTCAGGTGTGCGGTTGTATAATACACAAATATCACTGTAAATTTCCGCCATATCAGACAACAGGGTGTGGATGCTGGGGCTGTTCCTTACAGCTTCCTGAGGGTGGCAGCACATCACCGGCGTCatcaccaaaaacaaaaaaacatctctctcacacactgagtAAACATTTTTACATGAAGATTGATGGTCTGTGCCTTAGCCCCCTCTTTAATTAATTTCAAGTGGATATAAGTTTGAAATGATAGACGATGTGTCTTGCATGTGTAAATATGAAAATCTGCCACATTGGAATGAATGATAGTTTTGCTTTGAGGCCTGCCAGACCGGGAATTTTGACACATTGATAACTTTTCATCACAGACGTATAAGGTACAACTGGGGGAATGTACAAACGGTAAAGAAGCTGTTGTAATTTAAACACACGGTGACAACAAGAGCAAGTAAAGGTGATGATGGTCTATTTTCCTACCTGGTGCAAGAGATATCCAGTGCGTTGGATGAGGGTGCGTAACGCGGCCTCTTTCTGGGTGCCCGCCAGTCCATCCCCGGATTTTTGATTGGTTTCCATTGTGAATGATTATCAGCAATAAATCAGCAGAATTAGGGGTGCTCACTGAAATTAGACCAAAGTTCAGGACAAAATAAATGACATGACAAAATGGCCCCGCTCATTTGAATGACATTGGCTACTGTAGCCTTTATGAAACATTTTCCATTGGATTTTTGTCTTTCTATGGCtaaaaaaatgaatggaaaACAACGTTCTTATGGCCAGTTAGAGCCAAACACTCTCAACTGTATCATTATAGTTCATTATAAATGAAATAACAAAATGAATGCAATTATCATTTAACTTGCCAAACTGCTAGGATTACGTAAAAGGACGCAAATACACCCGTCATAGTTTGATGTCTGAATCAATGAAGTACGTTTCAGTTATTGCCTGTTTAGATAGACCCCCGAGTGGCTAGCGAAATGTTGCCAACATGAAAGCAGCGGTGCTGTCTAAGGTCAAGGACCACTGCATAATTATTAACTAACCCAAATCAAACTGGCAGGCCTCTGCTATGGGCTACGACCCTATACCGCCAGCTGGCTCCATATTTTATGCTAATTTTAAAATAACAAGTAAGGAATTTCTTGCTTGTACATGAACATTTAAAGGTATTATAATTAAATTCTGCCTCACCCCCTAACGCCCACTCGCGTTGTTTTATGTAGTTCCCATCCTATAATGACTGAGGGGTAAATTAAATCACCAACACAATGGTTTCAGCTAAGCCTCACTTAAAATGTAATCACCATATCTGGTATCTTCAGAAAACAGTGATCAAAGGGATAGCTGACGACAGCGACCAAATTAGATATAGGGGACAAACCTATGAGTCATTGTAAAGCTTGTATAAGAAAATATGCTCCTTTACGCTTGTTAGTTTGGTAGATTTTAAGTATTTTCTTTTGCAAGTAGCTTATTCAATAGTCACAGGCGTCCATGAAAACTCGTCTGTCCTTCCTTCCAAGAAATCCGAATGTCATCACACAACTAATAATCGCGTCGGCGCTTTCTCGACAGATCATTTTGCCAGAGATGCAAAgatcagggagaaaaaaaatatggagACATGAGGTGACCTTTCCGCTCATCTAGCCTCTTCTCATGACAGCGAGTCCGTTTTCAACCGACGATTTCGACAAAGCTCAGCACCAGGCCAggactaaaataataataatttaaaaaatcaCCTTTGAACCTACATCTGTTAAACCAATAAACTGTATTTCCAAATAACATAATGACTGACTATCTGTTGAGTCTCTCAGAAGACATTATTGCATACGACATAGCCATCTTCGcatttttgttctctttttaaATTCCttacaagacagacagagaaaagaatagtaaagaaaagaaaaagagaaaagcccCAGTCTTTTCACGGTATCCCTTACAGGCCTGCTGAATGTGCACTGGCTATGAAAAGATCTCCATTAGCCTCCCTGCTAGCTATGGGAAGCACTCTCTAGGACGGCCTGGTTACGGTTTGCATAAACAAGATAACTGGACGAGTGCTTATCTGCCTGACATCAGTACCTGCTTGGAGCTCTGTTGACTAAGgctaaaatacacacaggaTCGAAGGCCACTACGTTGGCTTGGACTACTTTGTTACTAAAACGCCAAATGCTGTATGCTGTGAATCACTAATTTACACAAAGTTTTACACAAATTTACACAAAGTTTATAAGTTTAGTTGGAGAAGTTTATGAATTAAAGCTGAAATGCCAAACACTTAGTATGGAAAAATCTGGAATAATCCACGCAATTGTCAGTGCAATGGGTACCATATGTTACAACACCCAAACAATTCAATGGAAGTTGTGTACAACTCTGGCAACACAATACTGTGGTGTTTCTCAACATCATACATCGATAACTTTGTTATTCAACCTATCAACCAACTAACCAACTAGTAATacaccaaaacacaacaaaggagCTACACCTCTCTATCAAGAATTCTTGCATCAGTGTTGATTATAATTTCCAAAACACTCAAATATAGTTAGTCCAATGCATGGATAAAAAAAGTTGCAACCTCACTGTGTTAAACTCTCTTTCCTCATGCTCTCTGCTTATCCTTGATGCTTTCAAGCTCCTCTCCAGCAGTGGATAAAACTAGCTTTGTTTGATCGCCATTCCCTCTCATATCTTACCTCCACCACGTCCTCAACGTCATGCCAGTCACAGTGCTGAACATTTGAATACAGGTGACCATGTACAGGTAAAAAGAAATGACTGCATCTCTACAACCAGACCCAGGCGTCAGCTGAGAAACAGATGCTGCTGTTTAACACTCATGACATTGCGTGGCCCCTCACATTACACTgtgtatgagcacacacacacgtttatacaaacacacgcacacatacatctacacattacacacttgcaagttgaggaaaagagagagagagaaaaacaagtttAAAAAAACCGTACCTGAGCAATTTCAGAGATCACCACCCGGAAGCCTCAGACCTTCATTCTGGTGAATTTGGCAACGTGTCGCTGGGGGTGACTCTGTAATCCCATCATATCAAACTCCAAAggttcactgtcctatccagcAGCTTTACAAGCCCCGGTGGTTAAACATTAAACCTGctcctatctctccccccccacagcCTCCCCTCTGCACCCACAGGCCTTTGACCAGGAACAACTAGATCACAGAGCCCAGGGAGGCCTGGCTGGAGAGGGACTGTGTCAAGGGATACGGAGAGCGGGTGATTATAGGAAGCCCTGTTTGCATCGCGCTCGCTTCTTGGCttcgaattgaattgaatatctGATTATGAACCACGTGAATGTTTGATTGATTTGGTTTATTCATTAACTTAACTAATTTGAATCATTATCCAAAGCATGTTTCCAGTATGTTGGTATTATATATATTCCATAGAGAGATGCTTGTGACAAAATGTTGATAGTTGCACATTCAACAAGAAACAATGTATCACTTCTCACAATGTATGCCATGTGTCTTGTTTGTGTAATTTTCCAACATGTTTCTTTcaaaaaagatttttttgtgGGCTTTCATTTCTttgaaatatacatttttcatttagcTCGTAACGGGGGTAGGTAATGTTTCATGCCCTTCTcccccatgacacacacacgcacacacacacacacacacacacacacacacacacacacacacacacacacacacacacacacacacacacacacacacacacacacacacactcagacacacacacatacacagacacactcagacacacatcaccactAAATACATCGATGAGGGTGTAACACCTGCTGATTTGTCTGTCTTTGATGAGATGTACACAGGGCCTCTCTCTGCTAGTCTTCA encodes:
- the a1cf gene encoding APOBEC1 complementation factor isoform X3 translates to METNQKSGDGLAGTQKEAALRTLIQRTGYLLHQENGQRRYGGPPPGWEGSPPERGSEIFVGKLPRDLFEDELVPLCEKFGKIYEVRMMMDFNGNNRGYAFVTFGTKQEAKNAMKHLNNYEIRNGRLLGVCASVDNCRLFVGGIPKTKKKEEILAEMKKVTDGVMDVIVYPSAADKSKNRGFAFVEYDSHRAAAMARRKLLPGRIQLWGHAIAVDWAEPEVEVDEDTMAAVKILYVRNLMLGTTEETIEKEFNSIKPGAVERVKKIRDYAFVHFAQREDAVNAMNALNGKIVDNSPIEVTLAKPVDKDSYVRYTRGTGGRGAALLQGEYTYTLGQVYDPSAAYLGAPVFYAPHAYATIPNQFRFPSAKGHVGTRGLVRTPSVRGAAGVRGLGGRGYLAYAGLGRGVSAYPLKVDKRPEDKLYDLLPGMELTPLSGGGLKPQAIKHAPQILEDVCQKNNWGQPLYQLHSAIGPDQRQLFLYKVTIPALATQYPNVHPFTPAKLCAAVDEAKIHAAEHTLQTLGLQTEGAEASAAAAAAAAAAAAAFPGLFLTTGYTIASTSATVAANQLKQAVSLGQDLAAYATYEGYPAFAVATRGDGYGVF
- the a1cf gene encoding APOBEC1 complementation factor isoform X1; translation: METNQKSGDGLAGTQKEAALRTLIQRTGYLLHQENGQRRYGGPPPGWEGSPPERGSEIFVGKLPRDLFEDELVPLCEKFGKIYEVRMMMDFNGNNRGYAFVTFGTKQEAKNAMKHLNNYEIRNGRLLGVCASVDNCRLFVGGIPKTKKKEEILAEMKKVTDGVMDVIVYPSAADKSKNRGFAFVEYDSHRAAAMARRKLLPGRIQLWGHAIAVDWAEPEVEVDEDTMAAVKILYVRNLMLGTTEETIEKEFNSIKPGAVERVKKIRDYAFVHFAQREDAVNAMNALNGKIVDNSPIEVTLAKPVDKDSYVRYTRGTGGRGAALLQGEYTYTLGQVYDPSAAYLGAPVFYAPHAYATIPNQFRFPSAKGHVGTRGLVRTPSVRDIYMNMPVGAAGVRGLGGRGYLAYAGLGRGVSAYPLKVDKRPEDKLYDLLPGMELTPLSGGGLKPQAIKHAPQILEDVCQKNNWGQPLYQLHSAIGPDQRQLFLYKVTIPALATQYPNVHPFTPAKLCAAVDEAKIHAAEHTLQTLGLQTEGAEASAAAAAAAAAAAAAFPGLFLTTGYTIASTSATVAANQLKQAVSLGQDLAAYATYEGYPAFAVATRGDGYGVF
- the a1cf gene encoding APOBEC1 complementation factor isoform X4, producing METNQKSGDGLAGTQKEAALRTLIQRTGYLLHQENGQRRYGGPPPGWEGSPPERGSEIFVGKLPRDLFEDELVPLCEKFGKIYEVRMMMDFNGNNRGYAFVTFGTKQEAKNAMKHLNNYEIRNGRLLGVCASVDNCRLFVGGIPKTKKKEEILAEMKKVTDGVMDVIVYPSAADKSKNRGFAFVEYDSHRAAAMARRKLLPGRIQLWGHAIAVDWAEPEVEVDEDTMAAVKILYVRNLMLGTTEETIEKEFNSIKPGAVERVKKIRDYAFVHFAQREDAVNAMNALNGKIVDNSPIEVTLAKPVDKDSYVRYTRGTGGRGAALLQGEYTYTLGQVYDPSAAYLGAPVFYAPHAYATIPNQFRFPSAKGHVGTRGLVRTPSVRGAAGVRGLGGRGYLAYAGLGRGVSAYPLKVDKRPEDKLYDLLPGMELTPLSGGGLKPQAIKHAPQILEDVCQKNNWGQPLYQLHSAIGPDQRQLFLYKVTIPALATQYPNVHPFTPAKLCAAVDEAKIHAAEHTLQTLGLQTEGAEASAAAAAAAAAAAAAFPGYTIASTSATVAANQLKQAVSLGQDLAAYATYEGYPAFAVATRGDGYGVF
- the a1cf gene encoding APOBEC1 complementation factor isoform X2, producing the protein METNQKSGDGLAGTQKEAALRTLIQRTGYLLHQENGQRRYGGPPPGWEGSPPERGSEIFVGKLPRDLFEDELVPLCEKFGKIYEVRMMMDFNGNNRGYAFVTFGTKQEAKNAMKHLNNYEIRNGRLLGVCASVDNCRLFVGGIPKTKKKEEILAEMKKVTDGVMDVIVYPSAADKSKNRGFAFVEYDSHRAAAMARRKLLPGRIQLWGHAIAVDWAEPEVEVDEDTMAAVKILYVRNLMLGTTEETIEKEFNSIKPGAVERVKKIRDYAFVHFAQREDAVNAMNALNGKIVDNSPIEVTLAKPVDKDSYVRYTRGTGGRGAALLQGEYTYTLGQVYDPSAAYLGAPVFYAPHAYATIPNQFRFPSAKGHVGTRGLVRTPSVRDIYMNMPVGAAGVRGLGGRGYLAYAGLGRGVSAYPLKVDKRPEDKLYDLLPGMELTPLSGGGLKPQAIKHAPQILEDVCQKNNWGQPLYQLHSAIGPDQRQLFLYKVTIPALATQYPNVHPFTPAKLCAAVDEAKIHAAEHTLQTLGLQTEGAEASAAAAAAAAAAAAAFPGYTIASTSATVAANQLKQAVSLGQDLAAYATYEGYPAFAVATRGDGYGVF